A genomic stretch from Shewanella woodyi ATCC 51908 includes:
- a CDS encoding RecX family transcriptional regulator: MLRPPLRQAKTIDNVFNSAYWHLSQQDFTINEIRIKLERKTDNQEWIETVLAKLIESGYLKSNFDFALRYCELSFSHELGVGAIRRKLTLRGIPANEVDAAIEQVMDEQNIDGFEMATSRLLSRFDNFHGTNKEKVYTQMTSKGFSRVEIDHALSQHPQRETLRSKLAIKADKADLAAEIIKLANKGKGETLILQELKQRLIDVSDFEETLYQLTLAGDVDLYQSCKDELAKKRYDLSDYKEKSKAYAYLSRKGFASDEIKEAMKLDDE; encoded by the coding sequence ATGCTGCGCCCACCACTACGCCAAGCCAAAACTATCGATAATGTTTTTAATAGTGCTTATTGGCATCTTAGTCAGCAAGATTTCACCATCAATGAGATCCGCATCAAGCTTGAACGTAAAACAGACAATCAAGAGTGGATTGAGACTGTACTCGCTAAGCTAATCGAAAGTGGTTACCTGAAAAGTAACTTTGATTTTGCCCTGCGCTACTGTGAGCTTTCCTTTAGTCATGAACTCGGGGTAGGGGCCATAAGGCGTAAGTTAACACTGCGCGGTATTCCGGCAAATGAGGTCGATGCCGCGATAGAGCAAGTGATGGACGAGCAAAATATTGATGGGTTTGAGATGGCTACATCTCGGCTTTTAAGCCGCTTTGATAACTTTCACGGCACCAACAAGGAGAAAGTTTATACGCAGATGACCTCGAAAGGCTTCTCTCGAGTCGAGATAGACCACGCATTATCTCAGCACCCACAGCGTGAAACTTTGCGCAGTAAATTAGCCATAAAGGCCGATAAAGCTGATCTGGCTGCAGAGATCATCAAACTCGCCAATAAAGGTAAAGGTGAAACACTGATACTGCAGGAGCTAAAGCAGCGACTGATCGATGTGAGTGATTTTGAAGAGACTCTGTATCAATTAACGCTAGCGGGGGACGTGGATCTCTATCAGAGCTGCAAAGATGAGCTGGCTAAAAAACGCTATGATCTGTCGGACTATAAAGAGAAATCCAAAGCTTATGCTTACCTTTCCCGTAAAGGTTTTGCCAGTGATGAGATTAAAGAGGCGATGAAACTAGATGATGAGTAG
- a CDS encoding AraC family transcriptional regulator: MNMANRDLELNGARDLTLEDKPYLDVLSDVLRMIRLYASSYYCAEFSSPWGIDEPQAECGTFHVVIRGSAWLMTEELTSPVFLSTGDIIAFPTGSPHQISEQPGSQLMSGGEVLEKIRSNSSPFSDGQSVVTLLCGYFQYQTDISLPLLRDMPSMLHIKTEEEPELAWLNHLIKTLAYESRSLQPGNAVVVDRLTEVLVIQLLRWHMRHQRNTPGYFQALGDDKLSRALILIHQEPSKAWTVESLGRAVSMSRTSFANRFQSIVGMTPLAYLSQWRMHIAYGLLVEGELSMLSIAEQVGYKSEASFGKAFKKIVGISPGKVAKGETQPES; the protein is encoded by the coding sequence ATGAACATGGCTAATCGTGATCTCGAACTTAATGGTGCGAGAGATCTCACCCTTGAAGATAAGCCGTATCTGGATGTACTTTCCGATGTACTGCGTATGATACGGTTATACGCAAGCAGTTATTATTGCGCCGAGTTCTCCTCTCCTTGGGGGATCGATGAGCCTCAGGCCGAATGCGGTACCTTTCATGTGGTGATCCGTGGTAGTGCTTGGTTGATGACTGAGGAACTAACCAGCCCTGTTTTTTTGTCGACCGGTGATATTATTGCGTTTCCCACAGGCTCCCCCCATCAAATTAGTGAGCAGCCTGGTAGCCAGCTCATGTCGGGAGGCGAAGTGCTAGAGAAGATAAGGTCGAACAGCAGTCCATTTTCTGATGGACAGAGTGTAGTGACACTCTTGTGCGGCTACTTTCAGTATCAAACCGATATCAGTTTGCCTCTATTGCGTGATATGCCGTCTATGTTACATATCAAAACGGAGGAGGAGCCTGAACTTGCTTGGCTCAATCACCTAATCAAAACCCTTGCCTACGAATCTCGCTCACTCCAGCCTGGTAATGCCGTGGTCGTTGATCGCCTCACAGAAGTATTGGTGATCCAGCTACTGCGTTGGCATATGAGGCATCAGCGAAATACACCTGGTTACTTCCAGGCCTTAGGCGATGACAAGCTCAGTCGTGCATTGATCCTGATCCATCAAGAGCCAAGTAAAGCTTGGACGGTAGAGTCCTTAGGCCGTGCAGTCTCTATGTCGCGCACCTCATTTGCTAATCGCTTTCAATCTATCGTTGGCATGACACCACTGGCTTATCTGAGTCAGTGGCGCATGCATATTGCCTATGGACTGCTTGTTGAGGGGGAACTCTCTATGCTTAGTATTGCCGAACAGGTGGGCTATAAATCTGAAGCGTCATTTGGAAAAGCCTTTAAGAAAATCGTGGGCATAAGCCCAGGTAAAGTCGCTAAGGGAGAAACACAGCCTGAGTCCTAG
- a CDS encoding DUF4331 family protein, which translates to MSTYINRLKIGLITSTLVLLTGIVFQMTPAFASHHFESELSIKYPQFDLTDMFVFESEKSGYTAFMMNINPTTGKDGSAAFGENGVYNFHIASDKAFKKSGMTVTAYLDKGKLVFGMADGANQAVGTKGKEFGSVSVGKEATFSNGIRVWSGAAHDTFVGNSEGIIGFMTQLLGKGQLALSSFDKGVDLFKDFQSSVILVEIPNKMLPKQIYVYASTAMYNVDQWVQVNRLAHPLMTHMFMVNNKMEIAEHTQHRPDSDSTRAYAVSGTVLRAVTLDNKLPNPVAYADSVAAKLLPDMIPYSVGTEAAYTFEKINGRKPSDDAMDAALSIFVGRKVTDNANTFNRHPAQFPYVKPVKK; encoded by the coding sequence ATGTCCACTTATATCAACAGATTAAAAATAGGATTAATAACCAGTACATTAGTTTTACTGACTGGCATAGTCTTTCAGATGACACCCGCCTTTGCTAGCCACCATTTCGAAAGCGAACTATCAATCAAATATCCGCAATTTGATTTGACTGATATGTTTGTCTTTGAATCCGAAAAGAGTGGTTATACCGCCTTTATGATGAACATCAACCCAACAACCGGTAAAGACGGCAGTGCCGCTTTTGGTGAAAATGGCGTATATAACTTTCATATCGCCAGTGATAAGGCATTTAAAAAATCTGGAATGACAGTTACAGCCTATCTGGATAAAGGCAAGCTAGTTTTCGGCATGGCCGATGGTGCTAATCAAGCGGTGGGAACCAAAGGCAAAGAGTTTGGTAGTGTGAGCGTAGGTAAAGAAGCGACGTTTAGCAACGGCATACGGGTCTGGTCTGGCGCTGCACATGACACCTTTGTCGGTAACTCTGAAGGTATTATTGGCTTTATGACTCAGCTCCTTGGTAAAGGCCAACTGGCACTGTCTTCTTTTGATAAAGGCGTCGATCTGTTTAAAGATTTTCAGAGCAGCGTCATTCTTGTTGAGATCCCCAATAAGATGCTGCCTAAGCAGATCTATGTTTATGCCAGTACAGCTATGTACAATGTGGATCAGTGGGTACAGGTAAACAGACTCGCTCACCCTCTAATGACACATATGTTTATGGTCAATAATAAGATGGAGATAGCTGAGCACACTCAGCATCGCCCAGACTCAGACTCAACTCGGGCGTATGCAGTTTCTGGCACAGTGTTACGCGCAGTGACGCTCGATAATAAGCTGCCAAACCCGGTTGCCTACGCTGACTCTGTTGCAGCAAAACTGCTCCCCGATATGATCCCATACAGTGTGGGAACAGAAGCGGCTTACACATTCGAGAAAATCAATGGTCGTAAACCCAGTGATGATGCAATGGATGCAGCACTCAGTATCTTTGTCGGTAGAAAGGTTACCGACAATGCTAATACCTTTAATCGTCACCCAGCTCAGTTTCCCTATGTGAAGCCGGTTAAGAAGTAA
- a CDS encoding lactoylglutathione lyase family protein has product MSMNSQTPVFETQPQTAYPRSFSHIGISVPDLEAAVKFYTEVLGWYVIMAPSEVIEDNSAIGEMCTDVFGAGWERFRIAHLSTGDRIGVELFEFKNQQNPEDNFEYWKTGIFHFCVQDPNVEALAEKIVAAGGKKRMKAPRYYYPGEKPYRMIYMEDPFGNILEIYSHSYELHYSSGAYSG; this is encoded by the coding sequence ATGTCAATGAATTCCCAAACCCCCGTATTTGAAACACAACCACAAACCGCCTATCCAAGGTCGTTTTCTCATATCGGGATCTCTGTGCCGGATTTAGAAGCGGCAGTGAAGTTTTATACAGAGGTACTAGGTTGGTACGTGATTATGGCGCCCTCTGAGGTGATAGAGGATAACAGTGCCATCGGAGAGATGTGTACCGATGTCTTTGGTGCAGGTTGGGAGCGTTTTCGCATTGCTCATCTTTCGACTGGTGACAGAATAGGTGTGGAGTTATTTGAGTTTAAAAATCAACAAAACCCTGAGGATAACTTTGAATATTGGAAGACTGGAATTTTTCACTTCTGTGTACAGGACCCTAATGTAGAAGCGCTAGCGGAAAAGATAGTCGCGGCTGGTGGGAAAAAGCGCATGAAAGCGCCACGTTATTACTATCCTGGTGAAAAGCCCTACCGTATGATCTATATGGAAGATCCTTTCGGCAATATACTTGAAATTTACAGCCACAGTTATGAACTGCACTACAGTAGCGGAGCTTATTCAGGTTAA
- a CDS encoding LysR family transcriptional regulator: protein MLNLNWLHTFKTLIEVGHFTHTAEKLYMTQPGVSQHIKKLEQACGHSLIKREKKSFEITEQGQRVYDYAVQVALTQAKLLDSLHFDDPYAGTCKLSCSGALALQLYPALLTLQINYPELVTHLEAAPNDKILNDIQNGKVDIGLVTQAPSANGFHVERIGTEPLCLILPLRYKDKVLTAASLQECGLVKHPDAEHYLSLYFDLCGNSELSKLNIDEIKTVSYVNQLNQILLPISLGIGCTVLPQSVLSNSSYRDKLYISPPKQAVNESLFLVHKRNRQLARRHQTIKNKILEQLKAND, encoded by the coding sequence ATGTTGAACTTAAACTGGCTGCATACTTTCAAAACCTTAATTGAGGTGGGGCACTTTACTCATACAGCTGAAAAGCTATACATGACTCAGCCAGGAGTGAGTCAACATATCAAGAAACTCGAGCAAGCTTGTGGACACTCGCTGATCAAACGTGAAAAGAAAAGTTTTGAGATCACAGAGCAGGGGCAACGAGTCTATGACTACGCTGTTCAAGTCGCTTTGACTCAAGCCAAGCTTCTCGATAGCCTGCATTTTGATGACCCATATGCAGGCACTTGCAAACTGTCATGCTCAGGAGCATTAGCGCTTCAGCTTTACCCTGCATTACTCACTCTGCAAATTAACTATCCTGAGTTAGTAACGCACCTTGAAGCAGCTCCTAACGATAAGATACTTAACGATATTCAAAATGGTAAAGTCGATATTGGTCTGGTCACTCAAGCTCCCAGTGCGAATGGATTTCATGTGGAGAGAATAGGCACAGAGCCTCTTTGTTTAATTTTACCTTTACGCTATAAAGATAAGGTGTTGACTGCGGCCTCACTGCAAGAGTGCGGTTTAGTTAAACACCCAGATGCTGAACATTATCTATCACTCTATTTCGACCTGTGTGGCAACTCTGAACTCTCAAAACTCAACATCGATGAAATAAAAACCGTCAGCTATGTTAATCAACTCAACCAAATTTTGCTGCCGATCTCACTAGGCATAGGCTGTACTGTACTCCCTCAAAGTGTGCTTTCGAACTCTAGCTACCGTGATAAGCTCTATATTTCCCCCCCTAAACAAGCTGTAAATGAATCACTATTTTTGGTGCATAAACGAAACCGACAGCTAGCACGTCGTCACCAAACCATTAAAAACAAAATTCTGGAGCAACTAAAGGCCAATGATTAA
- a CDS encoding DNA topoisomerase III, with product MILYIAEKPSLGRAIADVLPKPHKKGDGHIIAGNGDCVSWCIGHLLEQAEPDAYDPEFKSWKFEHLPIVPDSWKMKAKPKTRSQLTILKGLIKQASQLVNAGDPDREGQLLVDEVIAHFGVKGDKLHQTKRLLISDLNPQAVKRALGQMRSNREFIPLSTSALARSRADWLYGLNMTRAYTIQGRKVGYQGVLSVGRVQTPLLGLVVRRDEEIANFVSKPFFEVLANLSTEHNEHFKAKWQPSEACQAYMDEEGRVLSKGLAQNVVGRITEQPACVVGLDSKDKKQNQPLPYNLSSLQIDAAKRFGMSAKEVLDTCQALYEKYKLITYPRSDSRYLPIEQFSMAPSVIKAVLSGASELVIGPEQPDSKIKSKAWNDKKVDAHHAIIPTEKTANLAGLTPRERQIYLQLARQYLAQFYSPYQYHETLVEVEIAGGKFKTKAKQDKSLGWKQLFAKKGEKLEEKGSAVGDSSDDDLDALQKLPQLKKGQALHSGQGELIEKQTQAPKHFTDATLLGAMTGINRYVTDPEIRKILKDTDGLGTEATRAGIIELLFKRNYLSRSGKSIVATDVGKGLINSLPMSATTPDMTALWESNLDAISRKEAKYINFMSPLVDSLAQLITQAGAQLPTSLQGIKAPKSNFKKRAYSRKKTTKSAAKPSGRRATKVS from the coding sequence ATGATCCTCTATATCGCAGAGAAACCCTCCCTTGGTCGGGCGATTGCCGACGTGTTGCCTAAACCCCATAAAAAAGGTGACGGGCACATTATTGCTGGCAATGGAGATTGTGTTTCTTGGTGTATTGGCCACCTTCTTGAGCAAGCCGAGCCTGATGCCTATGACCCTGAGTTCAAATCGTGGAAGTTTGAACACCTGCCAATTGTTCCAGATAGCTGGAAAATGAAAGCTAAGCCGAAAACTCGCTCACAACTAACTATTTTAAAAGGATTAATTAAGCAGGCCTCACAACTTGTTAATGCCGGAGATCCTGATAGAGAGGGACAACTTCTGGTCGATGAGGTGATCGCTCATTTTGGCGTTAAAGGGGATAAATTACATCAAACAAAACGTTTGTTGATAAGCGATCTTAACCCACAAGCGGTAAAGCGAGCCTTAGGACAGATGCGCAGTAATCGTGAGTTCATTCCTCTATCCACCTCTGCTTTAGCCCGCTCACGGGCTGATTGGTTATACGGGCTAAATATGACTCGGGCATATACGATTCAGGGACGCAAAGTTGGTTATCAAGGTGTACTGTCAGTGGGCCGTGTACAGACCCCATTACTTGGCTTAGTGGTTCGCCGAGATGAGGAGATCGCTAATTTTGTCTCTAAACCATTCTTTGAGGTGTTAGCCAATCTTAGTACTGAGCATAATGAACATTTTAAAGCGAAATGGCAGCCCAGCGAAGCATGCCAAGCCTATATGGACGAAGAGGGGAGAGTGCTTTCAAAAGGCTTAGCGCAAAATGTCGTTGGCAGGATCACTGAGCAGCCAGCTTGTGTGGTGGGTCTAGACAGTAAAGACAAGAAACAGAATCAGCCACTTCCTTATAATCTTTCATCCTTGCAGATAGATGCCGCTAAGCGTTTTGGCATGAGTGCTAAGGAGGTATTAGATACTTGTCAGGCACTCTATGAGAAATATAAACTGATCACCTATCCCAGATCCGATAGTCGTTATCTACCTATTGAGCAGTTCTCGATGGCACCTTCAGTGATTAAAGCTGTGCTGAGTGGCGCAAGCGAGTTAGTGATAGGGCCTGAACAGCCTGATTCTAAAATTAAGTCCAAGGCGTGGAACGATAAGAAAGTTGATGCCCATCACGCCATTATTCCCACAGAGAAAACGGCAAATTTAGCTGGATTAACGCCAAGAGAGAGGCAGATATATCTGCAGCTTGCTCGCCAGTATCTAGCGCAGTTTTACAGCCCCTACCAATACCATGAAACCTTGGTTGAGGTGGAGATTGCGGGAGGTAAGTTCAAAACCAAGGCTAAGCAAGATAAATCCCTAGGATGGAAACAGCTTTTCGCTAAAAAGGGGGAAAAACTGGAGGAGAAGGGGAGCGCTGTTGGCGACAGTAGTGATGATGACTTAGACGCTTTACAAAAGTTACCTCAGCTTAAAAAAGGTCAAGCTCTTCACTCGGGTCAAGGTGAGCTCATTGAGAAGCAGACTCAAGCTCCCAAGCATTTTACCGATGCGACTTTACTTGGTGCTATGACAGGGATAAATCGCTATGTTACCGACCCTGAGATCCGCAAGATTTTAAAAGACACCGACGGTCTAGGTACCGAGGCTACACGGGCGGGAATTATTGAGTTGCTGTTTAAGCGAAATTACCTAAGCAGAAGTGGTAAATCCATTGTTGCAACCGACGTCGGAAAGGGGCTGATTAATAGCCTGCCAATGAGTGCAACTACGCCAGATATGACTGCACTTTGGGAAAGTAACTTAGATGCTATTAGTCGTAAGGAAGCCAAGTACATCAACTTTATGTCACCACTGGTGGATTCACTTGCCCAACTTATCACCCAGGCTGGTGCGCAACTGCCTACCTCGTTACAAGGTATTAAGGCCCCTAAATCAAACTTTAAAAAAAGGGCATACAGTAGAAAGAAAACAACCAAGAGTGCTGCTAAACCCAGTGGCAGAAGAGCGACAAAGGTCAGCTAG
- a CDS encoding HD-GYP domain-containing protein has translation MESSRDTFVKDKKTVLIVDDTPDNLSLLHELLKDNYHVKAAVNGVIALNIINKGGIDIILLDVMMPEMDGYEVCRRVKADDEICDIPIIFLTAKTSIDDETMGFDLGAADYLSKPISPPLLLARVKTHLEIKASKDYLKNQNILLENEVKRRTQEVVNIQNVTITAMANLAETRDPETGFHIKRTQIYMKLLATQLSHKEHYREMLTPAYIEQLFTSAPLHDIGKVGISDSILLKPGKLTKEEFDTMKTHAYLGFKSLDTAEKHMDQSDTFLHIAKDIAHYHHEKWDGSGYPDGLVGEAIPLSARMMAIADVYDALISKRVYKDAMTHETALDIIKEGKGNHFDPELIEAFLEVEDDFYEVASKYRDEN, from the coding sequence ATGGAATCGAGCAGGGATACTTTTGTAAAAGATAAAAAAACGGTCTTAATTGTCGATGATACGCCAGATAACCTTAGTCTTCTTCATGAACTACTAAAGGATAACTATCATGTCAAAGCTGCCGTTAATGGTGTGATAGCACTAAACATCATTAATAAAGGAGGCATAGACATTATTCTTCTGGATGTGATGATGCCTGAGATGGATGGCTATGAAGTTTGTCGCAGAGTGAAGGCTGATGATGAAATCTGTGACATTCCTATTATTTTTCTTACAGCGAAAACGAGCATTGATGATGAGACCATGGGTTTTGATCTTGGTGCTGCTGATTATCTAAGTAAACCTATCAGTCCTCCTCTGTTATTAGCGCGGGTAAAGACTCACCTAGAGATAAAAGCTTCAAAAGATTATTTAAAAAATCAAAACATCTTGTTAGAGAATGAAGTGAAGCGTCGAACTCAGGAGGTGGTGAATATTCAAAATGTGACAATTACTGCCATGGCAAATTTGGCGGAGACCCGAGATCCTGAGACAGGGTTTCATATTAAGCGAACTCAGATCTATATGAAGTTACTTGCGACTCAGCTTAGTCATAAAGAGCACTATCGTGAGATGTTAACTCCCGCTTATATTGAACAGCTTTTTACCTCAGCGCCTCTACATGACATTGGAAAAGTGGGGATATCGGACAGTATCTTATTAAAGCCAGGTAAGCTGACTAAAGAGGAGTTTGATACGATGAAAACCCATGCTTATTTAGGGTTTAAATCGTTAGATACAGCAGAGAAACACATGGATCAATCTGATACGTTCTTGCATATCGCCAAGGATATCGCTCACTATCACCATGAAAAATGGGATGGTTCAGGTTATCCAGATGGTTTAGTTGGAGAGGCTATTCCCTTGAGTGCCCGTATGATGGCGATAGCCGATGTGTACGACGCACTTATTAGTAAGCGGGTGTATAAAGATGCGATGACCCATGAAACCGCATTAGATATTATTAAGGAGGGGAAGGGCAACCATTTTGATCCTGAATTAATTGAGGCTTTCCTCGAAGTTGAAGATGATTTTTATGAGGTTGCATCTAAATACAGAGATGAAAATTAA